Genomic segment of Lemur catta isolate mLemCat1 chromosome 2, mLemCat1.pri, whole genome shotgun sequence:
TTAATACTAAATGTACTGTAGacagatatttttcctttaacatttaaaaacactcCAGAAGGCATTTATATCCATACCCATTAGAAGATCCATCAACTTTGTGGTGTTACCCtagaacaaagcaaaacaattCACATGCTTACTGACCTAACTACATATGAAAAAACCTTCTAATGACAGGTAAACACCACCATAATTTGATATACAGTGatctttctcccatccaagtactgaccaggcccgaccctgcttagcttcctaGATCAGACGAGATCAGGCACATTCAGGGTACTATGGCCATAGTCAGATATATAGtgatctttcttaaaaaaaaaaaaaaaaaaaaatgctaccttTGAGACTGCATGCATACTGTTTTCAAAACCCTACTTTATCATTTTCACCTAAGAAACAAGATTTTCAAGTGTTCTGAAGATGAAcccatttctttcattattcattaaaagaaaaaaatcatttgccaTTACACACCACTGCGTTCTCAAGAATGGTTACGATCTGTATACAAAAATGGGATTTGGGTACTGTATCACTACACAGGATCAAGGACATAACCTCTCCAGAAATccaattaaatgaaaattcctgACAATAAACTCCTTTTCAGAGGCACCGAGGAGCAAGGCTACTCTAGAGTAGTACCTGGAGCCAGGAGGCTGCACACTCCAACACCGGGATTCGACACACAGCCACAGCCATAGAGACCAGTTTTCCCAACAAGCTCATCCGGCTGTCATCGGCCTTGTTCCCTTGAGGACTGAAAAGGGATGAGAAAATAATCTGCCGGACAGAGTCCTTGGTTTGCTCCTGGAAATAATTGCACATGATTTCAAGAAGTTGAAGTTCCTGAAGTGAATTCAGTCTCTGTAAAACAAATCCAgggaaaattataagaaatttcgCTCCAACATGATTATTAGTTCACCAcactaagaaaacagaaaatacattattttcccCCGGGTACTTTTCACTCTGAAGCTCCAGTCCCAGTGGATAGAACTTTGCTGTTAATCTCAGCAAAAAGTAGCATCTATCATCATACATCATCCTGGAGGACCCAGGATGACCCGAAACGGTTTGCGCCTCTCAGTGACAAGCTAACAGGCCTTTAGTGAGTGGGCAGTCTCCAAAGTCTCTTCCTCTAACACCGCTGAGACTCGTCTACAACACGCGCCGCGAAACAGGCACACAGCAGAGCAATGCCTCAGGGCCCCAGAGATGGGGTCTGAACGCTGCTGCAGCAGCACGCCAAGGGCGAGGACAGAGCTCCTGCAACCAAGGGCGGGTGCGGTTTGACAAACATTGGTCAGCACTGGGGGAAAGGACACCAATCTGCCTATCCGGAACACAGTCGGGGCAGCCACCCGTCCGCTCGCCCAGCCGCACCTTGGGCTGCGCGCCGCGCTCCTTGGGCACCTGGAACACGAACTCCTCCAGCAGCTCCACGGGGCCCTTGTCCACGATGGGCAGCGGTGCGCTCTGCAGCTGGTTGCTGAAATAGATGTCCAGGTGGTACAGCACCTCCTTGGCGGCGCTCAGCGCGTCGCGGCGCAGCAGCGAGTGGCGGATGTCGCTCATGGTGCGGTCGCCACGGCCCCAGCGCCGAGCGCGTCCCACTTCCGCCGGGAGCCCGGGGCCGCGCCGCCGCCCGCGAAGACAAAGAGGCGCGACCCGGGCCTCCGCCCCGACCCCGGGCCTgggccccgccgcccgcccgcccacCGCCACCTGCTCCCGGCCTCCTCAGGGGGCCATCGCCGCCTCTGCCGGCCGTCGGGCGCCGGGGAGTCCGACTGCGGCGCCGCCGAGAGCCGCGGGAGCCGACGCCGCGCAGCCGAACCGCGGCGGAATGCCGGGCGCGGCGACGGCGGCCCGCAGGGGCCAAACACAGGCCGCGGCCTGGGCGCGCTCTCTCgagggcgccccctggcggcgcTTCCTGGCGCGCGGCGGGGTAGGGGCGCTGCGGCGGGCAGAGGCGGGCCGCGCCCCTAGCCGGGGAGCCGCCTTCGGGCCAGGAGACGGCTCAGACCGCGAAGGCTGGAGGGTGCCACACTCACCAGTGAAAGCCGTCAAGCCTTGTGCATTGCGCGGCGTTCAAAGCCCCCACTATTTCATTTCACTGCGCTTTTCCACCACCAAGGATAGGGGGGATGGTACAGGCTTTGGCTTGGGGCCAGCAGACTTGGGTTCCCTGCTGGCACCAGCGATCCATCTTAAAGATTACAGCTGTTCTGACCTCACGGGCTGCTATGACAGATGATGCCTAGTAGGGACCTCCCTCCAACCCCCGGCTCCCACTACCTGTCCTCAGGGTCCCTATTTCCCAGCCCTTTCCGGAGGCCTGTACTCACGAAGGCTGCCTCCTTGACCGAGCCTGGGAGGACCATGGGAATCTTAGGTAGCCAGCAAGGTCTAGCCCAACCGGTCCTGCTCCTGAAAACCCTCCCACTCTAAAAACCTTCAGCACTTTATATGGCCTCTTTCCCTGCATTCATTGTTCTACTCTGCActagtttttggatttttttaaaacagggcaGGAAAGACTTGAATATGGCCAGAAGAGGCCAGTGGAGGACAGTCAGGAGGTCACAAATACAGAAATGTGCCTCCTGTAACAGGCCTATCTATGCTGGTTCCAAGGCAGGCCTCTGTAAGGACTTTGCGTGTGGTTACCGAGATGAAAATCCCCTGCAGAGGGGACAGAGAATAGGGACAGGCATAAAATAAAGTACAGCCAGGCCCAAGGGCAAGAAATTGAGTCACTGAGACTCTGCTGCACATCAAAGGACATGGCTGTAAGGCCCCTCCTGTCCAGGAGCCCAGAGTTTAGACTGAGAGACCAAGGTTTCAGAGTCACCTGGAACCTCTTGAGAAGTCACCTCTTCATCCCCTTGACACCAGGACTTCAGAGATGCTTGGGTGGAACAGAGGGAAAGCAAGGGGGCTATCTACCACGGCACCCGGCACAGATTAGGCACTTTCCATTCCTTACCCACTGAAAGCTGATTtacaaacacaaagcaaaaaccaaaacaaacaatgCTTAGAAAATAAGTAtccaaatgtataaataaatgtattctatATTTAAAAGGCAGTAACACTCTTtccattcttatttcttctttctctcataaTGTAGAAAGGCAGGTAGAAAGATCTCTCGAAGGTTGCTCCAAAGGCTGTGGGAGTGAATGTTCTGGTAGGCTTGGGGTGTGGCTGATGGTGCCCTGGCCACAAGAGGGCAATGCTGGCACCGGGTCCAGTGACCTCTGTACCACTCATTAGTCGTCTGGTTGGTGGCAGCCAGGTACAGAGCAAAGCACAGGTAGCCACAGAGGAGGAAGCTCAGGACCACGACAAACCCCAGCATGAAGACAATTCTTGGAAAGCTCAGGAACAGGTACTGGGGACAAAGAAGCAGCAGCACGTTAGGTAGCTGGACTGTGACATCGGTAAGAGTAAGCACCCGCCAACCCTGGTCCTGTCCATACACACCAGAGCTGCCTCCTCAGCCCACCTACCTGTGTCCAAGTATGACCCACTGAACATAAATCAGAACCATAAACGGCATTGACAAATAGCCCAGAAGTAACGCCAGTATGTACAGGAGTTCACTATGGGATAAAGTGTTCACattgagggaaaagggaaaagttaCTCAGGAAATGGGGCTATGCCAGTtagctatttataaaataaacaaataaacttaGACCTTAGTTcattcatcaaaataaaatccCAATGGATTTTAAAGTCCAGATCAATGTCTCTCTTAAAACAATACAACCACAAAAATACATACAAGGACATTCATTGTAGCCTTGATTTAACAGCCCCTCTTCCCAAAAGAAATAAGTTAAATGTCCATCCTTAAGAGTAAAATAAGCTCCGGAATAGTCACACTATGGAATCGCATGGAGCCAGTACCGTTAAAAATGATgtcaaggctgggtgcagtggctcacgcctgtaatcctaacactttgggaggccgaggtgagagggttgcttgaggccaggagtttgagaacagcctgagcaagaatgagaccttgtgtctacaaaaaatagaataattagtcaggcatggtagcaaatgcctgtagtcccagcaacccaagagtttgaggcaagaggattgcttgagcccaggggtttgaggttgcagtgagctatgatgatgccactgcactctagcctgggtgacagagagagaccttccTTCtacctaaataatttttttaaaaaatgatgtcaaTTTCTatgtaatgatttttaaaaggtttaataTATTGATCAATGAGAAAGGCAAGATGCGAGGATCACACTGTGGTCTtgtgtgaaaacaaaacaaaactgactctgtggggccgggcgcggtggctcacgcctgtaatcccagcactatgggaggccgaggcaggcggattgtttgagctcaggagttcgagaccagcctgaggaagagcgagaccccgtctctactaaaaatagaaagaaatgatatggacagctaaaaacatatatagaaaaaaaaattagtcgggcatggtggctcatgcctgtagtcccagctactcgggaggctgaggcaggaggattgcttgagcccaggagtttgaggttgctgtgagcaaggctgacgccatggcacccactccagcccgggcaacagagtgagactctgtctcaaaaaaaaaaataacaacaacaacaacaaaaaactgacTCTGTGATGGTGTGTGGCCATACGAATCAACACAGGTAAAAAGCCTGGAAATACACCCATCAACTACAAAAGTGGCTTCCTCTGGGAAGTGGAACTGGGTGGAAGAGATAACTCACCTTTCATTTGAAACACTACTTCTAGACTGGCTTgaatttttatgttacttttgtaataagcaaaatgaagaatagaaagaattcaatatttttaaaagtcaaaagaaaagagaagttaacATTTACCAAAACTCTAGATGTGAGAGACTTTCTAACTGAAGTTGCAAAGAAAAGAGGGAACAGATGTGAAGAATGTCTACACCTttttacaccaaaaaaaaaaaaacatccccCCAAAACCCATACCCAATGTCCAAAAGAtacacaaacagaaaataaaacaaaggattaACTATTATTATATAAAGATCTCAAATCAAAAGTTATTCTGATATCAGATAGGTAAACAGTTAAAGGACATAACTCACaaaagaaactatacaaatgACTGACAAGGAGAGTAGTCAAAAGTAATCcaagaaataatgatttttttttaaaaggcacacCATACTTTCCTATCAAACTAGAATAGccttcccaccccaggcctcagTAATGCCTGCTCTGATACGGTGAAATTAATACTTTTACATTGCTCTAGGCACAAGCTTTAAAAAACCAATTTGATAATATATATTACTATCAAAAGTCGTATGTTGGTAATCTTTGATCCAGTATGTATAATTCTTTGGAATCTCTCCTAAAGAAATAGTCTTaagtacaaaaacaaaaccatatacACAGATTACCTATTCCAAAGGGGAAAAAGTACTTTACCAAAGGAGAGCTGATGGTCACCACCTTAACTAATGGATCAAACTCGGTGTCACTAACACTTATGTGCCACCTGATGGAATACACTATGAAATACACATCGCTACCTAGGAagtatttttgccaaaaatatttaacctAAATCTAATCAAGCCTCTAGAACTAACTTCCAGTTTACACTAATATaaaggaacagagaaaaattaGATGGCACAATTAGGAAACAGACACATCTATAACATGGGACATTCTAAAAGATAACTAGGCTAcaaaaaatgccattaaaaaaagTGGAGGCATTGTTTTAAACTAACAGAGACTAAAAAGATATAACATTCAAATGCAAGGCATAACTATACAGTGGATTCTGGTTCGGAGAGCTAAAAGAGCTATGAAAGATATATGTGGAACAATAGGGAAATTTAAATGCAATACAGACTAgataaaacatagaattatttttcctaggtGGCATAATAGAATTGTAGCGATATAGaatgtaaatattctttaaaaatgcatacacaTGCAAGTATTTAGGGGTGAAGTAACATGTCTCCAACTTATTTCtagtaataagaaaaacatatacacatacacagaaagaaaacagattaaaatgttaaatgtttaatCTAAGTGAAGTATATGGGTAGTCacttttgttattcttttaactcCTCTGTGTGTTTGGAAATTTccataattagaaaaaattaagaataaaaaccaCTCAAGGTTAAaacaatgaggtatcactacaCACCTGTCAGGATGGCTGAAGTTTAAAATAGTGATAACATTAAAAGCTAACAAGGATGCAAAGAAACTGGGTCTCTCACACACAttgctagtggaaatgtaaaatagcacAACTTCTCTGGAAAATACTATGGTAACCTTTTCCAAACCTAAAAGGGGGTTATCATATAACCcaacaattattaatacattgaagACTTATTTTCATGTAGAAACTTCTAAACAAAAGTTCATAGCAGttttgttcataatagccaaaaactggacaCTACCCAATGTCCTTCAAAGGGTGAATGGGTTAAGCAAACtggtatatccataccatggaatactacacagcaaagaactactgatacatgcaacaacttggatgatctcaaggaaattatgctgaatgagaaaagccaatctcaaaacgATACATACTATATGGTTCTTATTTATGAAACATTTgtgaaataacataattatagaGATGGAGATCGGGTTAGCAGTGACCAGGTGTTAGGGATgcaggggaggagatgggtatgGCCATAAAGGGGTAACAGGAGAGTGTCTTGTGGTGCTGGTacagttgagcatctttttcttttttttcacaagACAGCCTCCCACTGAATAGCTGAGCATCTTGATTGTAGTGGTGGTTGTACAAGGTTGTCCATGTGACAAGGCTACACAAagttacacacacatacacacaagtgcacacataactggtgaaatctgaatcaGTTGTATGGACCATGCCATTGTCACTTTCTTGATTTTAGTATCACACTAGGGTTAGCATGGGAGGAGGAGGGTTAGGAAtgcatattatttctttgtaacCTCTTGTAAATCtataatcataattatttcaagagttaaaaaaaagatactggCTTTAGAACTAAACAGTGCGTATATGCATGTTTTTTCATGTTAAGAAAATATCCTTCAATTCCTATTTTTGAGTGCTTTTagcatgaatgggtgttgaattttgtgaaaGGCTTCTTTTCAGCATCTAGAAAAATAACCATGTCATCATTCCTTACATTTAACAATATGGTggacaatattaaataatttcctaaTCTTGCAATTCTGGACTACATCCCACTTGTTCGTGGCACATTACTTTctttgaaacaaaaggaaaaaaaattcaagaattggacaattacctaaaaaaaaaaacctgttcatATGCTATTTCCCATAAATTAAGTAGAAATCTTTTAGTGATCAAGTGAGTTTTTTCAAAGAATGGCTTCAACCCTTACATTatagtaaattaatttttataagggTGCCAAAATAATTCaaggggaaagaatagtcttttcaacaaatggagctgggacaactggatatccacatataCTAAAGAATAAAGTAGGAACCCTACCTTATACCATTTAtaaaacttaactcaaaatggatcaaacacCTAAATGTGAGAGCTAAATCCATAAGactcttagaagaaagcatagggtataaatctttatgaccttggattaggcaacagtttcttaaatatgacattaaagcataagcaacaaaagaaaaaaatagataaatttaatttatcaaaattaaaagttcttGTGTTGCAAAGAAAACtaccaaaaaagtgaaaagacaacctacagaatgggagaaaatatttgctaatcatATAGCTGAAAGGGTCTACTGTCTAGAATAGACAAGAAACTCTTAcagcacaattttttaaatgggcaaaggttttgaataggcatttctccaaagaagatatacaaatggccaataagcacacgaaaagatactcaacatcattagtcattagggaaatacaaatcaaaccacaatgagacaccatttcacatccattaggatagCTATAATGAAAAAGATAGGTAATAAAAAgggttggcaaagatgtggagaaactggaaccttcatacatgggtggtgggaaagtaaaatggcacagacactttggaagacagtctggcagttcctcaaatgattacaaatagagttaccatatgacccagcaattccaattctaggtacatactcaagagaaataaaaacatatgtccatacaaaaacttgtacaccaAATGTTCACAGCAACGTGATTCAAAAAcggtcaaaaactggaaacacacAAATGCCTATCTACTGATGAacgaataaataaaatgtggcacgtccacacaatggaatgctattcggCCAGAGGAAGGAACGAAATACAGATTCATGCTGCAACACAGACAAATCCTGAAAACGTGCTATAAGAACGAAGCTAGTGGAAAAGGCtgcacattgtatgattccacttatatgaaatgtccagaaaaggcaaatccatacagacagaaagtagattagtggttgccagggtctgggggaggagggaatggggagtatttctttttggggtgatgaaatgtttgggctgaggcaggagaatcgcttgagcccaggagtttggggttgctgtgagctaggctgatgccacagcactctagcccaggcaacagagcaagactctacctcaataaataaataaataaataaaagggtgGATTTTATGGTATCTGAATTTTacgtcaatttaaaaaaatttttttttaagttttttgtagagatgttgccaggctgctcttgaactcctggcctcaagcaatcctccacctcagccttccaaagtgctgggattatagatgtgagccaccatacccatgcctggccaataatgtcttttatatcttttctttttgctctgagGGATCATACATAATACATAGTTATCATgtctctttggtttttttttttttttgagacagggtctcactcttttgccccagctagagtagcatcatcacagctcacagcaacctcaaattcctgggctcaagtgatcctcctgcctcagcctctggagtaactgggactacaggtgcacaccaccacacccagctaatttttctattttttgtagagatgggggtctcactcttgctcaggctggtctcgaactcctgagctcaagcaatcctcccaccttggcctcccagagtgctgagattacaagtgtGACCCACCATGTGCCTAGCCAtgaattttatatcaattttttaaagaatggaatGGCTTCGTGTTTTTACTGGCAAACAGATGTTCTTTTTCCAATTCTTAAACCTGAAGTCGGAAACCTACAGCCCACAGCATAATTTACCTGAACAAGAAAGACTGTGTCCATAGCCTGGAAGTGTCCAAGGTCATCAACGTAAGACTTCTCGTACAGATCTGACACCACCACCAAGTGGACCAAAAATGCTGTGCACACAATGGCCAGGGTGACAGCCGAGGCAGTCAACGTCAAGAGGTAGATGAGGAAGTACCTAATGTTCCAGGCCCCAATGCAATTGTTCACCCAAACACAGTGATGGTCAAAACGGTGCACACACCAGTTACACACACCTGCAAAGAAATGAGGGAGGTGCTGGGTTGGTCCTTGATGAGACAATGACACCGTGTACAACTACTCAGAATTTTACAAACTGACCATTGGCCCTATGAGTGGGGAATGGTAGCTGTTGACACTTTTAGAACTTTTAGAACCACAGTGCCCAACACAGCAGCCATTAGCTAAATGTGGgtgctgagcacttgaaatatggctacaagaaaaatttgaaagaacaCTTGGTCAATATTGACGGACTTACAGCTGGTTTTCaatttctgtaatatttctttGAATTCAATGTGAATAATACTGAAGAGAGACAAGAATTAGTGAAACTGCTTAACTTGGACAGAGTTTTAAAACTGATATTTCTGCTTTAAAGTCAAGTCAATTCTTCTGATAAAGATGAATCATTATGTCAATGTAGATGTGGATagtaaaggaaaatgattttttttttttggtactcaattcagttattggaaaacttttaagACTGTCTGAATATAACTTGGATATGTGAGTCTTCTTTTTCAgctacaaattttataaaatctaggctggcatggtggcttacatctattatcctagcactttgggaagccaaaacaagaggatcacctgaggccaggagttcgagaccagcctgggcaacacagcgagaccttgtctctacagaaaataaaaaaaattagccaggtgtagtggcacacacctgtagttccagctgaggaa
This window contains:
- the ZDHHC4 gene encoding palmitoyltransferase ZDHHC4, translated to MDFLVLFLFYLALVLIGGVMICICSKTHRLKDPVRRGAQIFSYIIPECLQRAMGRLLHYLFHSRNHTFIILHLVLQGMVYGEYTWEIFGYCQELEFSVYYLLLPYLLLIVNLFFFTLTCVTNPAIITKANELLFLQMYEFDEVMFRKNMKCSTCDLRKPARSKHCSVCNWCVHRFDHHCVWVNNCIGAWNIRYFLIYLLTLTASAVTLAIVCTAFLVHLVVVSDLYEKSYVDDLGHFQAMDTVFLVQYLFLSFPRIVFMLGFVVVLSFLLCGYLCFALYLAATNQTTNEWYRGHWTRCQHCPLVARAPSATPQAYQNIHSHSLWSNLREIFLPAFLHYERKKK